In the genome of Molothrus aeneus isolate 106 chromosome 5, BPBGC_Maene_1.0, whole genome shotgun sequence, one region contains:
- the SERHL2 gene encoding serine hydrolase-like protein 2 has product MFSELKFPVPWGHVAAKAWGPSEGHPVLCLHGWLDNANTFDKLIPLLPRGCYYVAMDFSGHGLSSHRPAGCPYHFLDYVIDVRRVAAALQWRRFTLMGHSMGGAVAGMFCFLYPEMVDKLILLESLGFLLAPEDTEGWLKSKRRVIDRLLSLEAKQQTPKARSPEAALQRLLEANSHLTAEGGAILLQRGATETPAGLVYNRDMRVRTQSREFFTVEQCVKLLQKIQDRVLIIISQDGLLVPHNLPSRNHFVKALQEAFESNLKEHIQLAEVPGSHFVHLNEPEVVSGIISNFLTAQNTRARL; this is encoded by the exons ATGTTCTCAGAGTTGAagttccctgtgccctggggacatGTGGCAGCCAAGGCCTGGGGACCCTCAGAGGGACAccctgtgctgtgtttgcatGGCTGGTTGGACAATGCCAACACCTTTGACAAGCTCATTCCACTGCTCCCCAGAG GTTGTTATTATGTGGCAATGGATTTTTCTGGCCATGGTTTGTCCTCCCACCGACCTGCAGGCTGCCCCTACCATTTCCTAGATTATGTGATCGATGTGCGCCGGGTGGCAGCAG CCTTGCAGTGGAGACGGTTCACCCTGATGGGTCACAGTATGG gTGGGGCTGTAGCAGGAATG TTCTGTTTCCTTTATCCTGAGATGGTGGACAAGCTGATCCTGCTGGAAAGTCTTGGCTTTCTTCTAGCTCCAGAG GACACTGAGGGATGGCTGAAATCAAAAAGGAGGGTGATCGACAGACTACTGAGTCTGGAGGCAAAGCAGCAAACTCCCAAAGCACGGAGCCCCGAAGCAGCGTTGCAGAG GCTTTTAGAAGCAAACAGCCATCTGACAGCAGAGGGTGGGGCAATCCTGCTGCAGCGAGGAGCAACTGAGACACCCGCTG gacTGGTGTATAACAGAGACATGAGAGTCCGTACG CAGAGTCGAGAGTTCTTCACAGTGGAGCAGTGTGTGAAGCTCCTGCAGAAGATCCAGGACCGTGTTCTCATCATTAT ATCACAAGATGGACTCTTGGTACCACACAACCTACCGAGCAGAAATCACTTTGTGAAAGCCCTGCAGGAGGCATTTGAGTCCAACCTCAAAGAG CATATCCAGCTAGCAGAAGTGCCTGGGAGTCATTTTGTGCACCTGAATGAGCCTGAGGTGGTATCTGGGATCATCAGCAACTTCCTGACAGCACAGAACACCAGGGCCAGACTCTAG
- the RRP7A gene encoding ribosomal RNA-processing protein 7 homolog A translates to MAAATGRAAGAVPAGYTALAVKFAERQRSYHCLLVKEHQVREGADTAHPPRRTLFVLNVPPYCGPDSLSRLFSRCGHVQSVDICDKPGPGEKKDKLASKFFDHKTLKGFQVAYVVFRKPAAVQAAKALSQEGPLLISTESHPVKTGISKWIASYEASIVDPKELKAEVDAYMQDYDKKVAEEEAKAAMEEGVPDEEGWVKVTRKGRKPGLPRTEAANLRVLEKEKQKRARKELLNFYAWQHRETKREHIAQLRKKFEEDKQRIALMRAQRKFRPY, encoded by the exons ATGGCGGCCGCCACGGGGCGTGCGGCGGGAGCGGTGCCGGCGGGATACACGG CTCTGGCGGTGAAGTTCGCGGAGCGGCAGCGCTCGTACCACTGCCTGTTGGTGAAGGAGCACCAGGTGCGGGAAGGGGCCGACACCGCGCACCCGCCTCGCCGCACCCTCTTCGTCCTCAACGTGCCCCCGTACTGCGGCCCG GACTCTTTGTCTAGGCTGTTCTCCCGCTGCGGGCATGTGCAGTCTGTGGACATCTGTGACAAGCCAGggccaggagagaaaaaagataaaCTGGCATCGAAATTCTTTGACCACAAAACTCTAAAG ggaTTTCAAGTAGCATATGTGGTGTTCAGGAAACCAGCAGCTGTCCAGGCAGCCAAGGCTCTATCACAGGAAGGTCCCTTGCTAATATCAACAGAGAGCCACCCTGTGAAAACCGGCATTAGCA AATGGATCGCCAGCTATGAGGCCTCCATCGTGGATCCAAAGGAGCTGAAGGCTGAGGTGGATGCCTACATGCAAGACTATGATAAAAaggtggcagag GAAGAAGCCAAAGCAGCCATGGAGGAGGGTGTTCCGGATGAGGAGGGCTGGGTGAAGGTGACGCGGAAGGGCCGGAAGCCTGGCCTGCCCCGGACAGAGGCTGCCAACCTGCGCgtgctggagaaggagaaacagaaaagggCCCGCAAAGAACTGCTCAACTTCTATGCCTGGCAGCATCGCGAGACCAAGAGAGAGC ACATTGCCCAGTTGAGGAAGAAATTTGAGGAGGACAAGCAGAGGATTGCACTGATGCGAGCCCAGCGCAAGTTTCGGCCATACTAG
- the POLDIP3 gene encoding polymerase delta-interacting protein 3 isoform X1 gives MADLSLDELIRKRGVTVKGRLNTRPVFGGVRSRIGIQQNLLNRPSPAVSFQQTFDARQKIGLTDARHKLGMKDAREKLVQKDARFKIKGKVQDAREMLNSRKQQSVAAEKVTKVVDAREKISLKRSTPAAISPAMGTVNPAVKITKTIQQKAPVPGHSHPAGMRINVVNNHTHKQGLYDTEDDEESVSPLPSKQMKITTTNSFLHNSTGLSSNKFSLSKTVPLTKVVQNDTYTAPPATLLPMRTKALANMSRTLVTKEVPPKEPAPVELAFSPLEGTKMTVNNLHPRVTEEDIVELFCVCGALKRARLVHPGVAEVVFVKKEDAITAYKKYNNRCLDGQPMKCNLHMNGNVITSDQPILLRLSDTPSVKKEGEPRRSSASASSNPPAEVDPETILKALFKSSGVSASVQPTEFKIKL, from the exons ATGGCGGACTTGTCTCTGGACGAGCTCATACGGAAACGCGGTGTGACGGTGAAGGGGAG aCTTAACACAAGGCCAGTGTTTGGAGGTGTAAGATCTCGCATTGGGATCCAGCAAAATCTTCTGAATAGACCATCACCAGCTGTGAGCTTCCAGCAGACTTTTGATGCCCGACAGAAGATAGGACTCACTGATGCCAGGCACAAACTGGGGATGAAAGATGCCCGAGAAAAACTGGTTCAAAAGGACGCTCGCTTCAAAATCAAAGGGAAGGTTCAGGATGCTCGGGAGATGTTGAATTCCCGTAAGCAGCAAAGTGTCGCTGCTGAAAAGGTGACCAAAGTGGTGGATGCCAGAGAAAAGATCAGCTTAAAAAGGAGCACTCCAGCTGCTATCAGCCCAGCTATGGGGACAGTAAATCCAGCCGTGAAAATCACCAAAACTATTCAA CAGAAGGCTCCAGTTCCTGGACACTCTCATCCAGCAGGAATGAGGATCAATGTGGTGAACAACCATACACATAAACAG GGTCTGTATGACACAGAAGATGATGAGGAAAGTGTCTCTCCCCTTCCTAGCAAACAGATGAAAATCACCACCACAAACAGTTTCCTGCACAACTCG aCTGGTCTGAGCAGCAATAAATTCTCTCTGTCCAAGACTGTTCCCCTGACTAAAGTGGTCCAGAATGATACATACACAGCTCCACCTGCAACTCTCCTTCCTATGCGGACAAAGGCCTTGGCAAACATGTCCCGGACCTTAGTGACAAAGGAAGTGCCTCCAAAAGAGCCAGCACCTGTTGAG CTGGCGTTCAGTCCTTTGGAAGGCACAAAGATGACCGTAAATAATCTGCATCCTCGAGTCACAGAAGAAGATATTGTT GAGTTATTCTGTGTGTGTGGCGCTCTGAAGCGAGCCCGGCTGGTGCACCCTGGCGTGGCTGAGGTAGTATTTGTGAAGAAAGAAGATGCTATCACAGCATATAAGAAATACAACAACAGGTGTTTAGATG GTCAACCAATGAAATGCAATCTTCATATGAATGGGAATGTCATCACCTCAGACCAGCCTATATTGCT CCGATTGAGTGATACCCCTTCAGTGAAGAAGGAAGGGGAACCACGCCGGTCAAGTGCAAGCGCGTCCTCAAATCCCCCAGCTGAAGTGGACCCTGAAACTATCTTGAAGGCACTCTTCAAATCCTCAGGGGtctctgcctctgtgcagcCCACAGAATTCAAAATTAAACTCTGA
- the POLDIP3 gene encoding polymerase delta-interacting protein 3 isoform X2, with amino-acid sequence MADLSLDELIRKRGVTVKGRLNTRPVFGGVRSRIGIQQNLLNRPSPAVSFQQTFDARQKIGLTDARHKLGMKDAREKLVQKDARFKIKGKVQDAREMLNSRKQQSVAAEKVTKVVDAREKISLKRSTPAAISPAMGTVNPAVKITKTIQKAPVPGHSHPAGMRINVVNNHTHKQGLYDTEDDEESVSPLPSKQMKITTTNSFLHNSTGLSSNKFSLSKTVPLTKVVQNDTYTAPPATLLPMRTKALANMSRTLVTKEVPPKEPAPVELAFSPLEGTKMTVNNLHPRVTEEDIVELFCVCGALKRARLVHPGVAEVVFVKKEDAITAYKKYNNRCLDGQPMKCNLHMNGNVITSDQPILLRLSDTPSVKKEGEPRRSSASASSNPPAEVDPETILKALFKSSGVSASVQPTEFKIKL; translated from the exons ATGGCGGACTTGTCTCTGGACGAGCTCATACGGAAACGCGGTGTGACGGTGAAGGGGAG aCTTAACACAAGGCCAGTGTTTGGAGGTGTAAGATCTCGCATTGGGATCCAGCAAAATCTTCTGAATAGACCATCACCAGCTGTGAGCTTCCAGCAGACTTTTGATGCCCGACAGAAGATAGGACTCACTGATGCCAGGCACAAACTGGGGATGAAAGATGCCCGAGAAAAACTGGTTCAAAAGGACGCTCGCTTCAAAATCAAAGGGAAGGTTCAGGATGCTCGGGAGATGTTGAATTCCCGTAAGCAGCAAAGTGTCGCTGCTGAAAAGGTGACCAAAGTGGTGGATGCCAGAGAAAAGATCAGCTTAAAAAGGAGCACTCCAGCTGCTATCAGCCCAGCTATGGGGACAGTAAATCCAGCCGTGAAAATCACCAAAACTATTCAA AAGGCTCCAGTTCCTGGACACTCTCATCCAGCAGGAATGAGGATCAATGTGGTGAACAACCATACACATAAACAG GGTCTGTATGACACAGAAGATGATGAGGAAAGTGTCTCTCCCCTTCCTAGCAAACAGATGAAAATCACCACCACAAACAGTTTCCTGCACAACTCG aCTGGTCTGAGCAGCAATAAATTCTCTCTGTCCAAGACTGTTCCCCTGACTAAAGTGGTCCAGAATGATACATACACAGCTCCACCTGCAACTCTCCTTCCTATGCGGACAAAGGCCTTGGCAAACATGTCCCGGACCTTAGTGACAAAGGAAGTGCCTCCAAAAGAGCCAGCACCTGTTGAG CTGGCGTTCAGTCCTTTGGAAGGCACAAAGATGACCGTAAATAATCTGCATCCTCGAGTCACAGAAGAAGATATTGTT GAGTTATTCTGTGTGTGTGGCGCTCTGAAGCGAGCCCGGCTGGTGCACCCTGGCGTGGCTGAGGTAGTATTTGTGAAGAAAGAAGATGCTATCACAGCATATAAGAAATACAACAACAGGTGTTTAGATG GTCAACCAATGAAATGCAATCTTCATATGAATGGGAATGTCATCACCTCAGACCAGCCTATATTGCT CCGATTGAGTGATACCCCTTCAGTGAAGAAGGAAGGGGAACCACGCCGGTCAAGTGCAAGCGCGTCCTCAAATCCCCCAGCTGAAGTGGACCCTGAAACTATCTTGAAGGCACTCTTCAAATCCTCAGGGGtctctgcctctgtgcagcCCACAGAATTCAAAATTAAACTCTGA
- the POLDIP3 gene encoding polymerase delta-interacting protein 3 isoform X3, translated as MLQIGAARLNTRPVFGGVRSRIGIQQNLLNRPSPAVSFQQTFDARQKIGLTDARHKLGMKDAREKLVQKDARFKIKGKVQDAREMLNSRKQQSVAAEKVTKVVDAREKISLKRSTPAAISPAMGTVNPAVKITKTIQQKAPVPGHSHPAGMRINVVNNHTHKQGLYDTEDDEESVSPLPSKQMKITTTNSFLHNSTGLSSNKFSLSKTVPLTKVVQNDTYTAPPATLLPMRTKALANMSRTLVTKEVPPKEPAPVELAFSPLEGTKMTVNNLHPRVTEEDIVELFCVCGALKRARLVHPGVAEVVFVKKEDAITAYKKYNNRCLDGQPMKCNLHMNGNVITSDQPILLRLSDTPSVKKEGEPRRSSASASSNPPAEVDPETILKALFKSSGVSASVQPTEFKIKL; from the exons ATGTTGCAGATCGGAGCTGCAAG aCTTAACACAAGGCCAGTGTTTGGAGGTGTAAGATCTCGCATTGGGATCCAGCAAAATCTTCTGAATAGACCATCACCAGCTGTGAGCTTCCAGCAGACTTTTGATGCCCGACAGAAGATAGGACTCACTGATGCCAGGCACAAACTGGGGATGAAAGATGCCCGAGAAAAACTGGTTCAAAAGGACGCTCGCTTCAAAATCAAAGGGAAGGTTCAGGATGCTCGGGAGATGTTGAATTCCCGTAAGCAGCAAAGTGTCGCTGCTGAAAAGGTGACCAAAGTGGTGGATGCCAGAGAAAAGATCAGCTTAAAAAGGAGCACTCCAGCTGCTATCAGCCCAGCTATGGGGACAGTAAATCCAGCCGTGAAAATCACCAAAACTATTCAA CAGAAGGCTCCAGTTCCTGGACACTCTCATCCAGCAGGAATGAGGATCAATGTGGTGAACAACCATACACATAAACAG GGTCTGTATGACACAGAAGATGATGAGGAAAGTGTCTCTCCCCTTCCTAGCAAACAGATGAAAATCACCACCACAAACAGTTTCCTGCACAACTCG aCTGGTCTGAGCAGCAATAAATTCTCTCTGTCCAAGACTGTTCCCCTGACTAAAGTGGTCCAGAATGATACATACACAGCTCCACCTGCAACTCTCCTTCCTATGCGGACAAAGGCCTTGGCAAACATGTCCCGGACCTTAGTGACAAAGGAAGTGCCTCCAAAAGAGCCAGCACCTGTTGAG CTGGCGTTCAGTCCTTTGGAAGGCACAAAGATGACCGTAAATAATCTGCATCCTCGAGTCACAGAAGAAGATATTGTT GAGTTATTCTGTGTGTGTGGCGCTCTGAAGCGAGCCCGGCTGGTGCACCCTGGCGTGGCTGAGGTAGTATTTGTGAAGAAAGAAGATGCTATCACAGCATATAAGAAATACAACAACAGGTGTTTAGATG GTCAACCAATGAAATGCAATCTTCATATGAATGGGAATGTCATCACCTCAGACCAGCCTATATTGCT CCGATTGAGTGATACCCCTTCAGTGAAGAAGGAAGGGGAACCACGCCGGTCAAGTGCAAGCGCGTCCTCAAATCCCCCAGCTGAAGTGGACCCTGAAACTATCTTGAAGGCACTCTTCAAATCCTCAGGGGtctctgcctctgtgcagcCCACAGAATTCAAAATTAAACTCTGA
- the POLDIP3 gene encoding polymerase delta-interacting protein 3 isoform X4, translated as MKDAREKLVQKDARFKIKGKVQDAREMLNSRKQQSVAAEKVTKVVDAREKISLKRSTPAAISPAMGTVNPAVKITKTIQQKAPVPGHSHPAGMRINVVNNHTHKQGLYDTEDDEESVSPLPSKQMKITTTNSFLHNSTGLSSNKFSLSKTVPLTKVVQNDTYTAPPATLLPMRTKALANMSRTLVTKEVPPKEPAPVELAFSPLEGTKMTVNNLHPRVTEEDIVELFCVCGALKRARLVHPGVAEVVFVKKEDAITAYKKYNNRCLDGQPMKCNLHMNGNVITSDQPILLRLSDTPSVKKEGEPRRSSASASSNPPAEVDPETILKALFKSSGVSASVQPTEFKIKL; from the exons ATGAAAGATGCCCGAGAAAAACTGGTTCAAAAGGACGCTCGCTTCAAAATCAAAGGGAAGGTTCAGGATGCTCGGGAGATGTTGAATTCCCGTAAGCAGCAAAGTGTCGCTGCTGAAAAGGTGACCAAAGTGGTGGATGCCAGAGAAAAGATCAGCTTAAAAAGGAGCACTCCAGCTGCTATCAGCCCAGCTATGGGGACAGTAAATCCAGCCGTGAAAATCACCAAAACTATTCAA CAGAAGGCTCCAGTTCCTGGACACTCTCATCCAGCAGGAATGAGGATCAATGTGGTGAACAACCATACACATAAACAG GGTCTGTATGACACAGAAGATGATGAGGAAAGTGTCTCTCCCCTTCCTAGCAAACAGATGAAAATCACCACCACAAACAGTTTCCTGCACAACTCG aCTGGTCTGAGCAGCAATAAATTCTCTCTGTCCAAGACTGTTCCCCTGACTAAAGTGGTCCAGAATGATACATACACAGCTCCACCTGCAACTCTCCTTCCTATGCGGACAAAGGCCTTGGCAAACATGTCCCGGACCTTAGTGACAAAGGAAGTGCCTCCAAAAGAGCCAGCACCTGTTGAG CTGGCGTTCAGTCCTTTGGAAGGCACAAAGATGACCGTAAATAATCTGCATCCTCGAGTCACAGAAGAAGATATTGTT GAGTTATTCTGTGTGTGTGGCGCTCTGAAGCGAGCCCGGCTGGTGCACCCTGGCGTGGCTGAGGTAGTATTTGTGAAGAAAGAAGATGCTATCACAGCATATAAGAAATACAACAACAGGTGTTTAGATG GTCAACCAATGAAATGCAATCTTCATATGAATGGGAATGTCATCACCTCAGACCAGCCTATATTGCT CCGATTGAGTGATACCCCTTCAGTGAAGAAGGAAGGGGAACCACGCCGGTCAAGTGCAAGCGCGTCCTCAAATCCCCCAGCTGAAGTGGACCCTGAAACTATCTTGAAGGCACTCTTCAAATCCTCAGGGGtctctgcctctgtgcagcCCACAGAATTCAAAATTAAACTCTGA